The sequence GGTATTGTATTTTTTGAAAACTCCGATTAATTTTTTCATGTTCTTCTTTTCTAGTGGGAAGATTAGGGATAAGCTCCGTACCCAAactcgagagagagagagggcaatCTGTGGGCGCCAAATCCCAATGCGATCTCtggaaaagtttgattttcTTGCATTGATGCCTTTAACCTTGACGtggttttttgtcatttttgcatTTTGTAATTGGAATTCGACTTGGTTTCTTTAAATTTCGTTAATTACTATGATCTTTGAGTTGGGTTTTTGTAATTGTTggacattgtaattgtaattggaaTGGGGTTTTTTGTTCATTAATTCTTGAAAGTTGAGGTAGGATTTTGTCAATTTTGTATATGGTGGTTGTAATTGTGATTGGGATTATTGAACTGGATCCTGATTTGCTTTTTATTATGCAGAAAAGTGGAACACATAGTGGAAGAGGCTCAGTCTGTGACAGATAGTTTGGATAGGTATGATGCGAGGAATCAGAAAAGGACGACGAAGCGAGAGAGAGGGCAGAGTTGCTTGGAAGAGCCGTATTAAACCAGAAATCCCTTTTAACATTCTGTTTAGTGCTTCAGTATCATGTATGCCTTTTGTTTTATATATGCCTATATTattgtgatgtagaatggagaTGGTGCTCATGTTATGAGAATCTTCGACAAGGAGGTGCAAGCAGGGGACTCAGTTCGTAACTCTGCTCGCATGCTTGAAGAAACCAATGCTGCTGGGGAAACTATTCTCAGGAAATATGCAGAACAGAGGGAATTTCTAAAGGTATCACCCTATTTGTGCTCACCGCTATGCACCTCAACTTTCATgattattgaaaagaaaaaaaaagcaatggTGAAACTGTGGCTCTGTCTATATCATTTTTGTTGAATATAAAACGTTCATTGGAGTACTTACTCAAGTTTTATAGCAAATTTTAACTACTAAAGGACAGTTGTATACTTAAGAAAATTGGTAGCTCTTGTGCACACATAGTAGTTGCTATAAACGAATAGGTTGAGTTAACGTTTGAGATGAGCATATGTGTCGCAGGATAGGAGAGAATCTGAGAGGAAATAGAGAGAATAGGAAAAGGAATTTATATACATTGTTTGTTAATTTGATTTTGCTAAATATTAATTTAACTGTAATTGTTTGCTTTGTCTTTTAGGTTTTTGGAATTCTGATGTTTGGTGGTTATTTTGTGTTTCGATTGAAGCATTTGGTAATGACCAGTTTGTTAACGTGGTCACAATGTTAATTCCTTTCTTTGCTTCTCGGTAGATGTGAGCATCCTCCCGTCACTTCCTAGATCATTGGTTGGTTCTTCTTGCTTGGTTTAATTGGgtaaattattaatttcatgTATTGATACAATCTCATGTGAGAAATTAATAAAGCTttgcatttttaatttgttggtGTGTGATTATTGATTAGTTGGTTTGATTGAGTtgttatatattaatttttagtgATAACATACTAATGGCATTCCAGAGCTGGTTATCTAACAAATTTGGTAGCAAAATAATTTCAATGTTGGTGCTTTGTGGATTTTGCATATTGTTACGGCTTCTTGAGACCTCATCATCTGTATTCTATGTGCTTTTGTTTTGTGCAGACGATAGTTCAAATGTATCAATGGTTCTGGAAATGCGATTACAAGTTTACATACATTCAGTCTACCAACAACATTTCTATGCACACAACTCAGACACATGGATATGTTACAATCTCTGCGACAAGTGAGGCCATTACCATAAGCGAATATCTTCATACATGTCAGTTCCCTTTTCTCACCCTCTTCATGTTTTGTCcaatattatgttttttatctgatttcatgtgttttcttgATGCTTTTCTGTTCTTTGATATAGGTAATTTGTTATGTTTTCATGATCTGGGTCTTTTTTCAATTTGCATTTTGGTTGTCCAAGATTTCTAAGTTTTTGTATAAAAATATAAGAACAAAACTGCACATCGAGGAGTTTATGATGAACTTTTTGGAGTGACACGGTAACAATTCGCTTTAGGAATATGTAAAACTACTAATCATTGTTTGATAATTCCTGACATGTGTATAATGAACGACTCGGACTTTaccataaattaatttaatttctatTGCAGCAAATCTGGTCATTTTCTGTGTAAGTTTCCCCTCATGGTTCAGTTTTGGCATTCCCCTCAAAACATCGTTTGTGTCATTTCCTCACTTTCTGTGTTCAGCTTACATACCTTACATATATATTGGAGACTACGACAATAAAAGATGTTagttgaatgtatataaaaggCAAGCTGCTTATCTTATCGACCTCATTCACTCATGTGTCCCTCTGTTAGTCCTCAacactttctgtttttaatTACCTGTTGAAATGGCTACCTACACTGCAGGACACATATTATATGTGTGAACTACATGTTTCTTCTGTTTCTTAAGGAAACAGGCCCAAATGTGTTGGTTTTTTCCCATTTCTTGGTTCCTTATGTATTTGTTGGTtctgtctaattttttgttgtGGAATGATGCTTGCAGGTGAACTAGGTGCACGGTTTTTTGGGATGAGTTAGGAAGATCCACATGAAAACAACATAGAAGATAGAGAACTGGTATGCTGCTTTATCTTTCTATGGgatttttatgtttatgttcTGATGCTAAGAGGATTTTAAAATGTTCTAAATCTGTTTTGTAAATGTGCTTAAAGATTGCACATGTTCTTGAATATTAGCCATGTTGTTTGGATTGAATATTCGAAAAGATACCATCTTGCTTGATTTCAATTAAAGACTACTAATTTGATCAGCTTATATAAAGTCTGTTTATGTTTGAGATATATTTTGTTCGAATCTCTAAACTGAACAGTGCATCTATAACCTCTAGGTCTGTATCATGCCTGGTGAGTTATCTGTGAACATCACTCTAATATATATATGGACTCATATAAGGAGTAGTTAGGTAATTAAGCTTCACACAGTAATTAGTGATGTTAACAATGAATAAAACATGATCAGTCTCCTTCCTCTCAAACAAGTTTCTCAGTAGAAGCCCTCATCTCTGACAGACAAATACAAATGGAAGCAGCATCAATGGGTAGTTGTTGTGTTTCCCTAAGATAAAATTAGGTGTGTGTTttggaaataaaaggaattcaTTCCACAGATCTGTACATTCATATACGAACTATGCAAACAGAGCCTTTTCCTGTGAGATTTTAGGAACTGTGAAAGATACCGCATTCACAGCGGAtgaattttctgttttattattttttgtagcTAAATAGTAAATTAGGCAAAGTTGATTTAAACTAATTTATAATGTTCATAGATTGGATTAGATCTGTATATGTTTATTTTAAGGAGAATATGTTCTttagtgaagaaaaagaaaaggttgaTTGTTCTTTTACATTTCTATATTAATCTACATGATCAAAGTGGTGAAAGTTGTTTATGCGCACCTTTTACCGGATCCAAAGAGAATATATACTCGAATGCTTTAAGGCAAGTAAAACTGATCTAATTTGCATCACAATGATTTGTTTTCATAATTTGGTTGtatctgaaaagaaaagaaaagaaatgctTGAATCAATTGCATAGTTATAAGACATTGTAAAGTTGAGGGTTTGATTGATAGGAGTGGAGACTCGGTTTGTGCCTCAAAATATACTCTCTTCTCTGTTGTGTGCTTGAATAACTCGGATTTGTGACTCTTGGATTGCTGAAAATTAGGTTTTTGCACCCCAACTATGAATTTtagcatattttttttctacgGATTAATGCAATCACaagattattttgttgatttttatacATACGTTTGTGGATGAAGGGTTTAGGTGCTCTTGAAGATGCCCACCCTGATTTTTTTTACTACCCAAGCATTCCAACTTGCCCAGGTGCTTCAATCTTTTCAGTTTTTGGTAATTTTCGATTGCTATTTGATTGCtgagaaagagagggaaaaaaagagaaatcaTCAAAGTTGATATATGAATGCaaaagtaaatttgaaaaaagttTAAGTAATATATGAATGccatatattttattatgttcaaaattgaaattagaATTATGCTATTATTTGATATGAATGAAGTACATGGTGTTCTCCttcaaaattgaaattagaTTTCTCCATCCCCTTAATTAAATGAAATATCAGAAAATTACTTTCCCTTTGCTTTGTTTGTCAAATATTATGCTTATATctgtttaatttcattttctATCAGCAAAAGAACTGTGATACCAATGTACTAATGAGTATTGTTTCAATTCTATGTTTACTCATCTTTTCCCAGGGAAATACTGCATTTAAGGAAAAGCCTGAAATAATGTTGTCGAGTGCTATACTGAAGCTATCAGATTGAACATGATGTGTGCAACTTATGATTGCAACCGTGCAACTGCTTACTTGGAGGTAATAGTCATTCTATTGCATGCATATCTTTAGAATCTTTGTTTTTATAACTATTGGTGAAAGCACTGCAGACCAAATCATGTTATATATGCTTATTGTAAACAGTTCTGTTTGTAAAAGGACAGTTGGGTGGTTTGGCGTTAGTTGCTGTTATCCAGATTTTGTATCTTTATGTGGAAATGAGTCGTAGCTGGTAGATGAGAAACAGAGTAAGCAAATTACGGAGATACCTCCAGAAGAGTACAAAACGCCACCAGTATGGATTGACTTGGAAATGACTGGTGAGGGTAAAATAAAGTATGTTCCTTCTACCCTTTTATTATTTGTGgataaaataatttatgttcCTATCATGGTTTCTTTTTATTCTCCAAAAATAGATTTTTAATATGCTGTTTACTGAAATTTCAGTCCTTGGAGTGAAGCTCCTTATAAAGGATGCTGCAGAGAGAACGGCATGTGGGAATTTACCTCTTAATGCATTTTTGTCTGAGGTATCTTCGTTTTCATTGCTACCCTGTTTAAATTAGCTTACATATGCtcttcatgatttttttttttccatttattttggatGATATACATGTttccctattttctttgtttggcaagtgccttcgcccatgagcggtaggtctcgggttcgagacttgggagcagcctctccataaatgggggtaaggctagccgacattcacctctcccagaccctgcgtaaagcgggagccttgtgcactgggtacgaccttttttaaaGAATCTCCTTAAGCCAATTGTAAATTGTAACTAtatccttgttttttttttgtgattccAGTGGGGCCCTCATGACACTGTTAAATCCAAACCGAAGTTAATTTGATATATGTTGGATACAATGGCAGTTCTGCTTCAGCTATCCATGTAGGGCGCCCACGCTTCAATGATCGTGGATTGCTTCAACTCTGTTTCCATCCCCTTTTCTTTCCCTCTTTTCCTCTCCCGACTCTCTCTGCAACCATCCGTCAAATCCCCTCATCCCTCCCTTTTCTCAGCGGTACATTCCTATTACGTTCCAACCGTTTCTACGAAAAAGCACTGtaaattcgtcaaaaaatcTGAAACAAATAGACACGTTTTGAGGAGgacaaagtgaaaaaaaaaatcaaggtgATTGGTGTGTATGATGAGTGCTTCAGAGGTTTTCTACGACCGGAGGTCTCGCTACAACAGCCGAATCTCCACCGATCTAGGGTTTGActccctccctcctcctccGACAGTTGCCCGAAGTCACAaccttaatcatagtcaccaccaCCGCACCTACCTCCCGGTAATTTCGTAATTTGCAATTCAATTTGGTAATTGATTGAATCGTGTGTTTGGGTTTAGGCTTATCTTGCATTTGGGTTTGTTTGCAGGAGCGGGCAGCTATTGGGCTCAAGCAGGGTGGGATCCACCAGGGTTCTAGAAATAGGGTCGCCGGAAGCAGTGGCACTTTGAGCGAGAGCGAGAGACTTCCGGGGTCTGTCTGCTCGCCAGGGAAAGGCTGCTGAAGAGGCTGAAACGGATGCCTCGGTTCTTCAATTTGATTCGAATAATTTTTTTACCCAGAAAAGCAGTGTTTCCTGGTGAGTTTTACAGTTTTCTCaatgtttttgtgattttggatttgcaaatttgttttcttttcaaatttccttttttgattttgggggttttgtttatcgattctctcactcatctctcagctctctctctctcatttttgaGGTACATGCCATTGGATTCCGTTTGCTGCTGCTGATCTGCAAGTAAAGCTTTCAATTACCATATAAGGTTTACATTTTTCATGATTTcttgaatttgggttttaaacaATGGAAATACTGCTAGATTCTTATCATTATGTGCAAATTACTGGCAATTTGGTTGGTGCCTGAGATTTAGAGAATGGCTCGctgctttattttctttttccttcattattactgttttcaaaatttttattgctGGGTATTGGTAACTTGTAGTCTGTGAGGGCTTCAATCTGTTGGAATTTTGAATGATTATTGCTCCATCAGAATTTGGGTGACCCAAATTTTGAATTAGAAGAAACCCATTTCATTAATATTTTTGGTGGATTGGTTCTCTGTGTTTTCTCTGTTATTTCTCCCCCAGTTGGAAAGTGGAAGCCCCAACTTTTGAGCTCAGAGCTTGAATTTCTCAATCGTTCGTTTCTCTGCACTCTCATCAGTCATTCTTGATCCTCTCTCTGAAGAACTGGGTAATTTTCCAGCTCTATCAAGTAATACtccatttaattgcttaattgaggttttttgtttctctttttctctctttcattaGTTAATTGGCTTTGATGTTGGGCTTAAGTAAATGGGAAATCATTAATTGGCATTGTCAAGATATAATTCTGTGTTTTTGGATTTGTGAAACGATTTGGCTAATGAAGATAGTGGTTAAGATAAATTTTTCATTACGAAAGAGAACATTGTTCTTCATTTGCCCACGGTTTTTACTACAAAGTTAAAACTACTGTGTTTTTGTTCAATTGACTGCAACTCATGCTGCAGTTTGCTTCATAAACCTCTACGGTTAGCTTTCATACAGTATGTTGCAAGTTTGAGGATATCTCTTCATCTTAATTTATGCTCTCTCTGGTTGCttcaagtttgtaattttacgTGCTACACTGCCACTTGAtttgattataaaaatgtaaaacaaaatccgtccatgatttacaaatttgtatTCGATTGTTGATGTTTTTCCAATGTAAGGCATATGTTGCACAAGTGTTGTTTGTGCTGCAGGGCATATATTTTGCCGTCTTAACTGCCTACAATGCATGACACATATTATATGTGAACTAAATGTTTCTTCTGTTTCTTAAGGAAACAGAACTTTTTGGGAAACCATCTCTTTCTAATCAAAGACATTCAGTTTCTTCCCACTCATTGTACAATGTGTTTATATGTCAACTCActtgaatgtatataaaagcAAAACCGCTTATCTTATCAACCTTATTCACTCGTGTATCCCTTTGTTTGTTCATAATTATgttgaatttattcaacttaaatgtgttttattcatCTGATTACGCTTGAACCAGCTAGTTCCCGCGGCATCGTGCGGGCCTAATTTCTAGTATAgcctaaaaatagcattggtGGCCCTTTAGCCACGCGCCGCCGTGGCGGTTGGCCGTCCCTACTCGTCGGAAAAATCAACTATctttaaaaattaccaaaattttcagatttgaagatctcaatgagtataacaactttcatacctatgaccaaggccaatttggcctggaaatgctccaatttcatcaaaatccgttggaaccctagaattgggtgttcttgattcgtcCCCAATTCGACTCCGACGTTCCAACCAATGATTGGGcattgttctaggcctcaagggAAGTATATTGGTGGtgacaattggaagaaattgctTCAAAATGGGAGAATTTATACAAAACCCGTCGGTGTCACCATCGCCAAAAGTCACGAATTTGACCCAATTTCCATCTAATCTTGATAGAAGAATGAAGGGGAAGAGGTATGGTGATGATTGCAGGAGGAAATGGGGTGAAATTCTCCTAAAAAAATGGCTCGAAAACGTCGGAATTCCACCGGTTTTGAAACTGGGTTGGGTGCGGGTTCAAGGGATCCAGCCGATCCTCTCCTTTTctttctccctcctttcccttctTTCCTTCTTCTGGTTGGTCACtcacctttctctctcctctcctcatcTGGTCTCTTCTTCAATTTTCCAGATTGGGCAGCTTTGTCCAATCCCTTTCCCCCCTCTGTTTTTCCTTCTTCCCGACGccctcttccttctttttcccaTAATTCTAACAACAATTAATAAGATAATAATACTtctaaatatatacatataaatatatatataaatagtaaTCAAAATAAAAGTATTTCTCGGTTTAGAGTTCCGTAGAACTTTAACCGTAAATTCAAATCCTCCTCTGCTTGCGTCTACGAGCCCGTGTTGTCGAATACTTCGAGGATACGCTAAAGTAACATTTCATACGCCTCACTATACGCTCATCAACGAAAATCAAAATCCTCGCCTCTAAGGGCACTTTTGTAAAATCATGCctttaaaaatcataaaattgtaaaattaaagACAGGCtatcacaatctacccaccttaaagaATTCCGTCCCCGAAATTGAAAATCATTGTTATACTACACTCGAAGATAGGAGTAGaagatatatatacataaaataGAAATCAAGTTAGAACGTATGCCAATGGAAATATGGCATTCTGTTGCGGTCATAATGTAATTATTCCTCTTTTATGCCTTCGAGCTCAAGtcttccttctctttctaggtATAATAATGCTACATAATAGACGGTAAAATAATTTTCCTCAAAAATAGTCGTCCTACAAGACACCGTTTTCAAGGGCCTTATGATGCTACTTTCGGAAAACTGAAGTGACCAATATACCCAAACAAGCTCAACCAATTCGTAAGCCTAAATCTccctttcataaaacaaataaataattgttgtaCTTGTTTGGAAAGGTTGTTGCTCGCTCATGGGGTTTTGATCACTGGCGCACGTGCTTGCCAAGTTGATCTATTATGAATTCCCTACTAATCAAGTGTGAAATCATGTCAATAAGGCTAACAGGACACCCAAGAATATGAGCGTCAAGACAAATTCAAGAAATCTAGAGTATACGGTATCTGAATGAATTATGCAATGTCAATATCTAAACGATCTTCTTGGACAACTTATCAATCTCCTAAATCACATGAGGAATATACTAGTGACTCAAAATCAACCCAATTAACTTTAACAGCATGAGGTGAGACTAAGAGTACAACCATAATTGGCGCGGACTAAAATattaaaagttgaaaatttCAAAAGTAAGATAATAAAATAAGATGAATTACGACGGAATACTAAACAATTCCGCCATTACCTCAGACCAAGAAGAAGGAAGGTCGAATTTAAGAGGGAACTAACAAGGCTTCTTGATGATCAAAAGTCACATCACACATTATTAGAACTACCATggatcaaaaacaattttcccAAACTGTTCTTCCTTCGATTGCTACCACTTTAGAACCATCATCGAGCAAGACAGTTCTAGAgttttgccataaataattttgCAGGAATTCTAATAGATGATATTCTAATAGATActacaaaaaatcaaaactagCTGAAATTTCCAATCTCGAAAGGATCAATACTAAcggtggaggaataatgatagAATTATTTGATAAGAAGTGAAACACGTAATACGATACCGTATAAATACACCAAGATGATAATTTGTTGGGTTTCTGATTGTCCAAACTTGTATAAAGATCTAGAAGTAACTTTTTCATAATGCCATCATCCTCCAAAAGTAAACAGAAAAGAAACTGTGGTTATTCAGTTTGTTTGGACCTTCTTTCCTCAACATCCCACTTCTATCTTAGATGTTTTCACAagtgttttgtttgttgaaaTTTCAACGCCCATTTTAAGGAAAGAAATCATTATCAACACTTTAAGCTTTGAGACTGGAAGAATATGGCTTTCCACTTAAGTAAAGCTACCACCAATTGAACAACACATGAGCATAACATTTGTTCAGCATCATAATTATTGGTTTTCACATTCTCAATACATACAAAATATTTCGTACTAAAAGTTGTATAATGGTATTTCCCAACTCCATTCATATG is a genomic window of Malus domestica chromosome 09, GDT2T_hap1 containing:
- the LOC114826979 gene encoding uncharacterized protein, translated to MRIFDKEVQAGDSVRNSARMLEETNAAGETILRKYAEQREFLKTIVQMYQWFWKCDYKFTYIQSTNNISMHTTQTHGYVTISATSEAITISEYLHTCELGARFFGMS